A window of Methylomonas sp. 11b genomic DNA:
AAACTTGCGAGCTGTCCAGCTATTGTTGGGTCATACCAAGCTTGAAAGTACTGTACGTTATCTTGGAATAGAGGTTGATGACGCACTAGAAATTTCGGAACAGACCGAAATTTAGCGTTAAATAATGAGGTAGCAGTCGTTTATTTTTGACTGCTACCGATTTTGAGCCGGCTAATTCCCACCCATTTTTGACTGTCACGTTGCACCAATAAGGTCAATAGTTAGGGGTGCGGAGTTACTAAGAGTTATATATCCAGTGAATCAGCCGAATGGCAGGTATTCGGTAAGCAAATCGACATTATGGCCGAGTCACAACGGCCATTACCTGCCGGTCGAGACAACTTTCCAATTTCAACTATTTAAGGCATCCTGTACCCAATTGAGTGTCCGGTTTTAGGCGAGCAAATTGCCCTTATCACTGGGTAATCCCCCCTGAAAAAAGCAGCGTTTAAAAGTAGAATTTTCTCGTAACAGACGAAGGAAGTTTTACATGAAGACCTCACGATTTAGTGACAGCCAGATTCTGGCGATTTTGAAGCAAGCGGACGCCGGCACGCCAGTGCCTGAGATCTGTCGGGAACACGGTGTTAGCTCTGCCACGTTTTACAAATGGCGATCCAAATATGGCGGCATGGATGCATCCTTGATGGCTCGCCTGAAAGAGCTGGAAGATGAAAACCGGCGACTGAAGAAAATGTATGCCGAAGAACGGCTAAAGGCCGAAATCATCAAGGAAGCCCTGGAAAAAAAGGCCTAACGCCATCTTGCCGACGCGAGATGGCGCAAGCCCTGTTACAGGCTAAGCGGGCCAGTCTTCGGTTGGTGTGTTCGGCTTTAGACATCAGCCAGAGCGGTTATCGCTATCAGTCTAAGCGCTCGACAGAAAACGCCGAGATTGCCGACTGGCTCTTACGTTTGACCGACACACACCGGACCTGGGGATTTGGATTATGTTACTTGTATTTGCGCAACGTGAAAGGCTTTCGCTGGAATCACAAACGGGTCTATCGGATTTATCGAGCGTTGGTACTCAACCTGAGGATCAAGCCCAAGAAACGTTTGGTACGGGAAACCCCAC
This region includes:
- a CDS encoding IS3 family transposase (programmed frameshift), with the protein product MKTSRFSDSQILAILKQADAGTPVPEICREHGVSSATFYKWRSKYGGMDASLMARLKELEDENRRLKKMYAEERLKAEIIKEALEKKGLTPSCRREMAQALLQAKRASLRLVCSALDISQSGYRYQSKRSTENAEIADWLLRLTDTHRTWGFGLCYLYLRNVKGFRWNHKRVYRIYRALVLNLRIKPKKRLVRETPQPLTVPERLNAVWSMDFMHDQLADGRAFRLLNVIDDFNREGLGIEVDFSLPAQRVTRTLDRIIEWRGKPDAIRCDNGPEYISETLKTWAEQQGIQINYIQPGNPQQNAYVERYNRTVRYEWLAQYLFDSITQVQDFAERWLWTYNHERPNMAIGGITPKQKLALAA